In Vigna angularis cultivar LongXiaoDou No.4 chromosome 8, ASM1680809v1, whole genome shotgun sequence, one DNA window encodes the following:
- the LOC108344261 gene encoding receptor-like protein EIX2: MGSITNLRYLDLSRSDFAGRIPSTLGNLLQLRYLDLGKNILWGKIPIEIGNLKHLQYLDLGLFYLSGKIPYQIGNLRKLQHLSLGSNIPLYLWKKPNYSSKSLSGAIPFRIGNLPLLHTLRLVGNFDVQAKDAKWLSTLHSLTILELSSLHSLKSSHQWLQTIRKIIPNLTEVTLVDCNLLDSDIQSLFHSHSSNNSTSLTVLDLSFNMLSPSIFQFLFNFSLHLQELYLSHNNITPSPSLCSNFPSLKVLDLSYNNLASSMFRSNFNISSKLQELYLENCSLMDGNFLLSSTSTMNSLSSLIFLDLSKNFLKSSPVFYWLFNFTTNLHFIDLDGNLLEGSIPDEFRKAMNSLEYLSLSNNKLQGKVPSFLGSMCRLQILDLSNNRLNGKFPSFTQNSSRCSRHIVRELNLSYNQITGRIPESIRLLSELEILSLQGNSLGGDVTESHLSNFSKLFFLDLSYNSLTVKFGSSWVPPFQLTYLLLASCKVGPSFPRWIQTQNSLISLDISDNGLIDLVPDSFWTKLRILYTLNMSHNNLIGSIPNMKLKLPFRPYINLNSNRFEGKVPFFLLQASELLLSANKFSDLFSVLCGNVTATNLATLDLSANQIKGQLPDCWKYVHRLLFLDLSNNQLSGKIPISMGTLVELEALVLRNNCLMGELPSSLKNCNNLIMLDVSENMLSGRIPSWVGESMQQLIILIMRGNHFSGNLPFHLCYLKRIQLLDLSRNKFSESIPTCLNKFKALSEENINRTEIESRIHWYNTTYYENYSVYTGSSYALQVTWMWKGADRSFIRPELILQSIDLSCNSLTGEIPKEITYMHGLVSLNLSRNNLSGDIPSEIGNLRSLDSLDLSRNHLSGKIPPTLSNIDRLAMLDLSNNHLSGRIPWGRQLQTFDASSFEGNVDLCGKPLEESCPGDETVTKPNGAEVDDKDDKSVLYGALYMSLGVGFFTGFWGLLGSLFLWQPWRIAYLMFLNRLIDYLLLMVALNIVKCQRWPKE; this comes from the coding sequence ATGGGCTCCATCACCAACTTAAGATATCTCGATCTCTCCCGTTCTGATTTTGCGGGGAGGATTCCTTCAACACTTGGAAATCTCTTACAACTACGCTATCTAGATCTTGGAAAAAATATTCTTTGGGGAAAAATTCCCATCGAGATAGGGAATCTGAAACACTTACAGTATCTCGATCTTGGTCTATTCTATCTTTCCGGAAAAATCCCATATCAAATTGGAAATCTCAGAAAGCTACAACATCTGAGTCTAGGAAGTAATATTCCTTTATATTTATGGAAAAAGCCAAATTATAGTTCAAAATCTCTTTCTGGAGCAATCCCTTTTCGCATTGGGAATCTTCCATTATTGCATACTCTCCGACTAGTTGGCAATTTTGATGTACAAGCTAAAGATGCAAAATGGCTGTCTACTCTCCATTCCTTAACCATTCTTGAGCTCAGTTCATTGCATAGTCTTAAATCCTCTCACCAGTGGCTACAAACTATCCGTAAAATCATTCCAAACTTAACAGAGGTAACACTAGTTGATTGTAATCTTTTAGATAGTGATATTCAATCTTTGTTCCATTCTCACTCTTCAAATAATTCCACCTCTCTTACCGTACTAGATCTGTCTTTTAATATGTTGTCACCATCAATTTTTCAATTCTTGTTTAACTTTAGCCTTCATCTTCAAGAGCTTTATCTTTCTCACAATAATATAACCCCGTCACCTTCTCTGTGCTCAAATTTTCCATCTCTTAAGGTCCTCGATCTCTCTTACAATAATCTTGCATCATCAATGTTTCGATCTAATTTTAATATCAGCTCCAAACTACAAGAGCTTTATCTTGAAAATTGCAGTCTTATGGATGGAAATTTCCTTCTTTCATCTACTTCTACAATGAATTCTTTGTCCTCACTTATCTTCCTTGATCTCTCCAAGAACTTCCTAAAATCATCTCCAGTGTTTTACTGGCTGTTTAACTTCACCACCAATCTGCATTTCATTGACCTTGATGGTAACTTGTTAGAAGGTTCAATTCCAGATGAATTTAGGAAAGCCATGAACTCTCTTGAATATCTTTCTCTCTCCAATAACAAACTCCAAGGCAAGGTTCCGTCTTTCCTTGGGAGCATGTGCAGATTACAAATATTAGACCTCTCAAATAACAGGTTAAATGGTAAATTTCCGAGCTTCACTCAAAATTCTTCACGGTGCAGTAGACACATAGTTCGGGAATTGAACTTATCTTATAACCAAATTACTGGTAGGATACCCGAGAGCATCAGACTGCTATCTGAGTTGGAAATCTTATCATTGCAGGGGAATTCTTTAGGGGGTGATGTAACTGAATCTCATCTTTCCAATTTttccaaattatttttcttagacTTGTCGTATAACTCATTAACTGTAAAATTTGGCTCTAGTTGGGTTCCTCCTTTTCAATTAACGTATTTGCTTCTTGCATCTTGCAAGGTAGGACCGAGTTTTCCTCGTTGGATCCAGACTCAAAATTCCTTAATCAGTCTAGATATATCTGATAATGGGCTGATTGATCTCGTACCGGACTCCTTTTGGACCAAGTTGCGAATTCTGTACACTTTAAATATGTCTCACAATAATCTCATCGGTTCAATTCCTAATATGAAATTGAAGCTTCCTTTCAGaccatatataaatttaaattcaaatagattTGAGGGTAAagttccattttttttactacaagCTTCCGAGTTGTTACTCTCTGCAAATAAATTTTCAGATTTATTTTCAGTCTTATGTGGAAACGTCACAGCTACAAACTTGGCCACTTTAGATTTATCAGCTAATCAAATAAAGGGACAACTCCCAGATTGTTGGAAATATGTACACCGATTGTTGTTTCTTGATTTAAGCAACAATCAATTGTCAGGGAAGATTCCTATCTCCATGGGAACCCTTGTGGAATTGGAAGCTTTGGTTTTACGAAACAATTGTTTAATGGGTGAATTGCCTTCCTCTTTGAAGAATTGCAACAATTTAATTATGCTTGATGTGAGTGAGAATATGCTATCCGGTCGAATACCATCATGGGTTGGAGAAAGCATGCAACAATTGATAATCTTGATCATGAGAGGGAATCACTTCTCTGGAAATCTTCCCTTTCATCTATGTTATTTGAAACGTATTCAATTGTTGGATCTTTCGAGGAATAAGTTTTCAGAAAGCATTCCAACGTGCTTGAACAAGTTTAAAGCATTGTCTGAAGAAAACATCAACAGAACTGAGATTGAGAGTCGTATTCATTGGTACAACACTacttattatgaaaattatagtGTTTACACTGGTAGTTCTTATGCGCTTCAAGTAACATGGATGTGGAAAGGTGCGGATCGCAGCTTCATACGTCCCGAATTGATTCTTCAAAGCATTGATCTCTCATGTAACAGTTTAACAGGTGAAATACCAAAAGAGATTACATACATGCACGGTTTagtttctttgaatttatcAAGAAACAATTTGAGTGGAGATATTCCTTCGGAGATTGGGAATTTAAGGTCACTAGACTCCCTTGACCTATCAAGAAATCATTTGTCTGGAAAAATTCCTCCCACTCTTTCCAATATTGATCGTCTTGCCATGTTAGACTTATCAAACAACCATCTCAGTGGAAGAATTCCATGGGGAAGACAGTTGCAAACCTTTGATGCCTCTAGTTTTGAAGGAAATGTTGATCTTTGTGGGAAACCGCTTGAAGAAAGTTGTCCTGGAGACGAGACAGTGACAAAGCCTAATGGAGCAGAAGTCGATGATAAAGATGATAAATCAGTTTTGTATGGAGCATTATACATGAGTTTGGGGGTAGGATTCTTCACAGGCTTTTGGGGCTTATTAGGTTCATTATTTCTTTGGCAACCTTGGAGAATTGCTTATCTGATGTTCTTGAACAGACTTATAGATTATCTACTCTTAATGGTTGCATTGAACATAGTAAAGTGCCAAAGGTGGCCCAAAGAGTAG
- the LOC108344259 gene encoding receptor-like protein EIX2, with product MISPYVVTLFHLLLLYSFGFSVGFKESRKSGESNCRENERQALLNFKQSLINHYGRLSTWTDHQNNTDCCNWEGIQCNHQTGQVILLDLRGLDTLYLTGAINLTSLIPLQYIQHLDLSNNDFMWTHIPQAIGSFTNLQYLNFSISEFSGIIPFQLGNLSLLRYLDLGRNNLLGPVPFQIGNLRQLQYLDLGGNSLSGEIPFQLGNLNRLQYLNLASNTLSGAIPFRNGNLPLLQTLRLGGDFYIEAEDSQWLSNLHSLTSLHLSSLHNLNSSRQWLQAISELIPNLVELRLFDCSLSDTNIQSLFRSHFNFSTSLTVLDLSSNVLTSSTFQLLFNFSLHLQELYLSENDIGLSSFLFPNFPSLNILDLSFNNLTSSVFQGNFNFGSHLQELNLCNCSLTDQSFPISSASTINSSSSLVILDLSSNLLKSSTVFYWLLNYTTNLQTLLLYGNLLEGPIPDGFGEVMNSLEQFNAYRNRLQGKIPSFFGNMCRLRTLDLSNNKLNGEISHFFQNSSWCNRHVFQNLDLSYNQITGKIPKSIILLSELEYLYLDRNSLEGDVTESLLCNFSKLKDLSLSHNTLSLRFASSWVPPFQATSLGLASCKLGPSFPGWLRTQNSLMSLDISDNELNDSVPAWFWNKLQNLGSLNMSHNNLNGAIPDIPLKLPYGPSIILNSNQFEGTLPPFFLQASGLLLSQNTISDLHSFLCNQIIAPNLATLDLSNNHITAQIPDCWQSLHQLLFLDLSENKLSGNIPISMGKLAKLEALVLRKNNLTGELHSSLKNCTNLIMLDVSENKLSGRIPSWIGESMQQLRILNMQGNHFSLNFPIQLCYLRHIQLLNLSRNKLSKAIPTCLNNFTAMSEKSINRTQTQRLIYGYDITYDEIYGPFAYFDYQLDITWVWKGVEHVFRDPQYSLMSIDLSCNDLNGEIPKEVVCLVGLVSLNLSRNNLSGEIPSEIGNLSSLESLDLSRNHLHGRIPSSLSELDFLGILNLSYNSLSGRIPLGRHLQTFDASYFEGNIDLCGEQLNKSCPGDHTTAKPEEAAGRDGDDSVFYEALYMSMGVGFFVGFWGLIGPILIWKPWRIGYLRFLNRLTTEIQL from the coding sequence ATGATAAGTCCTTACGTTGTaacattatttcatctgcttttaTTGTATTCCTTTGGATTTTCAGTTGGATTCAAGGAATCACGTAAAAGTGGTGAAAGCAACTGCAGAGAGAATGAGAGACAAGCACTCCTCAACTTCAAACAAAGCCTCATTAATCACTATGGCAGACTGTCTACATGGACTGATCATCAAAATAATACAGATTGCTGCAATTGGGAAGGCATTCAATGCAACCATCAAACTGGTCAGGTCATTCTACTTGATCTTCGTGGTCTGGATACACTATATTTAACAGGTGCAATCAATCTCACTTCATTGATTCCCTTGCAATACATTCAACATCTAGATCTCAGCAATAATGATTTTATGTGGACTCACATCCCACAAGCCATTGGCTCTTTCACCAACTTACAATATCTCAACTTCTCAATTTCTGAATTTAGTGGGATAATTCCTTTCCAACTTGGAAATCTTTCACTACTAAGGTATCTAGACCTTGGAAGAAATAATCTTCTTGGACCAGTTCCTTTTCAGATTGGGAATCTTAGACAGTTACAATATCTTGATCTTGGAGGAAATTCTCTATCAGGAGAAATCCCATTTCAACTTGGGAATCTCAACCGGCTGCAATATCTTAATCTTGCAAGTAACACTCTTTCTGGAGCTATCCCTTTTCGGAATGGGAATCTTCCTCTCTTACAAACTCTTCGGCTAGGTGGTGATTTTTATATAGAAGCCGAGGATTCACAGTGGTTATCTAATCTCCATTCTTTAACAAGTCTTCACTTGAGCTCATTGCATAATCTCAACTCCTCGCGCCAGTGGCTACAAGCTATCAGTGAGCTCATTCCAAACTTAGTAGAGTTGAGGCTTTTTGATTGTTCTCTTTCAGATACTAATATCCAATCTTTGTTTCGTTCTCACTTCAACTTTTCAACTTCTCTTACTGTCCTTGATTTGTCTTCTAATGTGCTAACTTCCTCAACATTTCAACTGTTATTCAATTTTAGCCTTCATCTACAAGAGCTTTATCTTAGCGAAAATGACATTGGATTGTCATCTTTTCTTTTCCCAAATTTTCCATCTCTTAATATACTTGATCTCTCCTTTAATAATCTAACATCATCAGTATTTCAAGGCAATTTTAATTTTGGCTCCCATCTACAGGAGCTTAATCTGTGTAACTGTAGTCTTACAGATCAAAGTTTTCCTATTTCCTCTGCTTCCACAATtaattcttcatcttctcttgtCATACTTGATCTTTCCTCAAATCTATTGAAATCATCTACTGTGTTTTACTGGCTTCTGAATTACACCACGAATCTTCAAACCCTTTTACTTTATGGAAACCTGCTAGAAGGTCCCATTCCAGATGGATTTGGAGAAGTAATGAACTCTCTTGAACAATTCAATGCCTACAGGAACAGACTACAAGGAAAGATTCCATCTTTCTTTGGAAACATGTGCAGACTGCGGACCTTAGACCTTTCAAATAACAAGTTGAATGGGGAAATTTctcatttctttcaaaattctTCATGGTGCAATAGACacgtatttcaaaatttggatttATCATATAACCAAATTACAGGAAAGATACCAAAAAGCATCATATTATTATCTGAGTTGGAGTATTTATACTTGGATAGGAATTCTTTAGAGGGTGATGTCACTGAATCTCTTCTTTGTAATTTTTCcaaattaaaagatttatcCTTATCACACAACACATTGTCTCTAAGATTTGCCTCTAGTTGGGTTCCTCCTTTTCAAGCAACAAGTTTGGGATTAGCATCTTGCAAGCTAGGTCCGAGTTTTCCTGGTTGGCTCCGGACACAGAATTCTTTAATGTCGCTAGATATATCTGATAATGAGCTTAATGATTCTGTACCAGCATGGTTTTGGAACAAATTGCAAAATTTGGGATCGTTAAACATGTCTCACAATAATCTCAATGGTGCAATTCCTGATATACCATTAAAGCTTCCTTATGGACCATCTATAATTCTGAATTCAAATCAATTTGAGGGAACACTTCCACCATTTTTTCTACAAGCTTCAGGGCTGTTACTCTCTCAAAATACAATTTCTGATTTGCATTCTTTTTTGTGTAACCAAATCATTGCTCCGAATTTGGCAACTTTAgatttatcaaacaatcacataACGGCACAAATTCCTGATTGTTGGCAATCTTTACACCAATTACTATTTCTTGATTTGAGCGAGAATAAGTTGTCTGGGAATATTCCCATCTCCATGGGGAAACTTGCTAAATTAGAAGCGTTGGTTTTACGAAAGAATAATTTAACAGGTGAACTGCATTCCAGTTTGAAGAATTGCACTAATTTAATTATGCTGGATGTGAGTGAAAATAAATTGTCTGGTCGAATACCCTCATGGATTGGAGAAAGTATGCAGCAATTGAGAATCTTGAACATGCAAGGGAATCACTTCTCATTAAATTTTCCTATTCAACTTTGTTATTTAAGGCATATTCAATTGTTGAATCTCTCCAGGAATAAATTATCAAAAGCAATTCCAACAtgcttaaataattttacaGCCATGTCTGAAAAGAGCATCAACAGAACTCAAACTCAACGGCTTATATATGGGTACGATATTACTTATGATGAAATCTACGGTCCCTTCGCATATTTTGACTACCAGCTTGACATAACGTGGGTGTGGAAAGGTGTGGAACATGTGTTCAGAGATCCCCAATATAGTCTTATGAGTATTGATCTCTCATGTAATGATTTAAATGGTGAAATACCAAAAGAGGTTGTGTGTTTGGTTGGGCTGgtttctttaaatttatcaaGAAATAATTTGAGCGGAGAAATTCCTTCTGAGATTGGAAATTTAAGTTCACTTGAGTCTCTGGACTTGTCAAGAAATCATTTGCATGGGAgaattccttcttctctttctgaACTTGATTTCTTAGGAATATTAAACTTGTCATACAACTCTCTTTCTGGAAGAATTCCATTGGGAAGACATTTGCAGACATTTGATGCCTCTTATTTTGAAGGAAATATTGATCTTTGTGGTGAACAACTCAACAAAAGTTGTCCTGGAGATCACACAACAGCAAAGCCAGAAGAAGCAGCAGGACGGGATGGAGACGATTCTGTTTTCTATGAAGCATTATACATGAGCATGGGCGTAGGATTCTTCGTAGGATTTTGGGGCTTAATAGGGCCAATTCTAATTTGGAAACCTTGGAGAATTGGTTACCTAAGGTTCTTGAACAGATTGACAACTGAGATACAGCTATGA